Genomic window (Sphingosinicella microcystinivorans):
GCCCGTGCGCGCTGCCCTCGTTCGCATCGGTGTAGGCATACCAGCCCGCGGGCCGCCCCGGTGCGGCGGGCACCCTGTAGATCGGGCCGAGTTCCGAGAAGGCGAATTCGAAGGTGCGCACCGAGACGCTGCCGTCGGCCTCGAGCGCCTCGATCGGGATCTTGCGGATCTCGAGCGGCCTGCGGACGCCGTCCATCACGTAATGCGACCCGTCCACCTTCATCGCCTGCCGCACATAGGCGGTGACGCTTTGGCCCGCGTCGAGGATCGTCCAGGTCACGTCCTTGTTGAAGCCCACGAGCGGAAGCGGGAAGCTCCAGAACGAGGCGCCGGCGACGTCGATCTCCCCCGGAATGGTCAGGTGGACCTGATGCAACAGCAGCCGAAGCTGGTTTTCGCTTTGCACCCACCCGGAATGCGGATTGGCGAAGAGCATGGCGCCTTCGCCTTTCACGACGTCGCCGCCGTAGGCCCATGCGTTGCTGCCGAAACCGGCTTCGATCGAAACCGGCGTGACAGGCTGCCGCCGTGCCGTGGAAGCGGTTCCGCTGCTCCACGCCGAGCCCGACGACAGCATCTCCGGGCCGATCTCGAAGCCCTTGGAGATGACCATCAGCGACATCAGCGAGCGGGCGATGTCGGCCTCGCGGAAGGTCGGCACGTGGATACCGCCGCAAAGCGCCTTCCGCTCGCGGTCGGAGAGACTCCCGACATAGTGATTGAGGCCCGCGACGAAGCCGCGAAGATAATCCTTCGTGGTCGGCTGCAACGCATCGAGCGCCCTCTCCACCAGCGCGTCCGGAAGCTGCGTGCGGTAGAGGAGGTCCGAGGTCAGGTTCGTCATCTTCAGGAAGCCGACGGTGATGTCCGCATCCGCGCCGTACCAGCGCGAGCGCTCGCCGCGGAACGTCAGCGCGCGTCCGGCCAGCTCGCAATACCTGTCGCCCGCGAGCGCATAGCCGTATCCGAAGCCGAGGCTTTCATAATCGGCGGCCTTGATGTGGGGCACGCCGAAACGCGTCCAACGGATTTCGACCGTTCGCTCGGGGCGCGTTTCCGCCGCGCTCCACGAGGACGCCGTCGCCATCAGCAGCAAGGCGCAGAGTTTCGCAGCCGTGGACCGAATTCGCATTCTGGTTCGCCCTTTCTTCCGGCGATCATCCGCGTTGAACATCGGTGCCCGGATCACCGCTTCAGGCGCACGACCTTGGTGAATCTCTCTCTGTCCAGCTCCCGCTTGTGGAACGGGTATCTGTAGAGCGTCTTTTCGGAGAACATCCTGAGCTGCTCCGTCCGGGCTTCCGATTCCGCTGCCGGGTTCTGCCCGTGCGCGAGAAGGACATCGGCGACCACCTTCCCCTGCTCCCACCGCACAAGCTGAAGATAGGCCGTGCCGAACTGAACGCCGGGGAACCCGGACGCGGTGAGCGGAAGCACCTCCTCGACATTGAGCAGGCCCTGCTGGATCGAACCGCCGTGAAGGGGGATGTTGCCGCCCGGCGTCGCCGCGAAGAACGCGCTTCCCCACGGCTGGTCCGGCGCATATCCGAGCGCGCGCAGTTCGCCCACGGATGCCGCGATCGCGTCGAGAATCGGCGCGCGCATCTCCGGGCCGATCGACAGCCCCCGCCTCGGGAAAGGATCGACCCGGTTGGCCGTGGGCAGAAGGCCCTTCATCCTGCCGAGCTTGCCGTTCCAGAGCTGGTGGAACAGCAGCGCGCCCCGGCTGTCCGCGTCGTTCTTCCGGTCCCACGCCTTCAGGACCGCGCATCCGGCCCGCGCATCTTCGGAAGCCGCATCGCCGCACAGGGCGAGGATGTCGCCCAACCACTCCTCGGCGGCGAAGTTCCGGTTGTCGAAAACCACCTGCATAGCCTCGTCCGGCGTGACCATGCCGTCCTTGCCGATCTCCTGCATCCGGCGCGCCGACATGACGGCGCGCGGATTATATTCCGGCACCTCGGGGTTGCCGAAGAGAATGCCGTGGTCCGCGATCTCCCGACCGTAGACGGAGAACTTGTAGCTGTTGTTGGTATTGTGGATGATGCCGCGCGTGATCGCCGACGGATAGCTGGACGTCGGCGCGATGCGCGGCAGCCCGTCCGGACGCCTGACGGCGCATTCGCTGCGCGACCCGTCGAGAACGATCGGGTGGAACATCGTGCTGAAGGCATCGGGAAGCTTGCCGCCGCCGTGGAGGCAGCTCTCGATCTGCCGGTCCGTCAGATCGAGCGCCGGTCCCGCCTCGACATAGGCGACATCGCCGTTGCGATCGCCGGCGACGAGATGCGCGCCGAGCCCCCGGTTGCTCTCGACCGCCGCCTTGAATTCCGCGACGCTGGATGCCCGCGCGATGGCGAGGAACTGGTCCAGCCCCCGCGCATTTCCGTCGCCCACGTCGGTGACGGCATACCAGCCTTCCGGCCGCCCCGGCAGGGCGGGCAGCTTGTAGATCGGCCCCAGCGCCGAGTAGGCCATGTGGAACGTCCGCCCGGAAACGCGCCCGTCGGCCTCGCGCGCGGCAATCGTCAGCGGCCTGATCTGGAGCGGCTTCCGCACGCCGTCCATCACATACGTCGGCTGCGGCCCGGATTCGTCCACATCCATGATCTGCTGGACATGCCACGTGATCGTCGCCGCCTGCAGGATGCTCCACGCCACGTCCTTGTTGAAGCCGACGAGCGGGAACGGCAGGCCGAGGAAGGCGACGCCCGCGGCGTCGATCTTGCCCGGGATCGTCAGGCGCACCTGGTGCATCGACAGCCAGTGATCGTCCCAGCCGGAGTGCGGATTCCCCATCAGCATCGCGCCCCCGCCCGCGACGACGTCGCCGCCGTACACCCAGGCGTTGCTGCCCATACCTTTCCGGAGCTTCGCGTACTCGGCGAGGGCGACAGGATCGGCGTCCCGCGGCACGGTACGCGACGCCGCATCCGTATTTTTCCACACCGACCCCGAAAGCTCAGCGGCGGGGACGAGATAGCGCGCCTTTCCGGTGTTGCCGATCGACATCATCACCCGGACGATGTCCGCTTCGACGAACGTGGGGACGGGCTTTCCCGCGCACAGCGCCTTGCGCTGCGAGGCGGGCAGCGTTTCGACATAGCGATTGATGCCGGCGACGAAACCGCGCGTCAGGTCGCGCGTCTCCGGTTTCAGTTCGCCGATCGCCGCCTTCACCAGATCGTCCGACAACTGGACGCGGAAGAAGAGATCGGAGCTGAGGTTGCTGGTCGTCAGGAAGCCGGCCATCGTGCGGCCCTCCGCGCCGTACCAGCGCGACCGCTCGCCTCTCAGGCTCAGCACGTGATCCGCAAGCCCGCAGATCCTGTCCTGCGCCATGGCGTAGCCATAGCCGAAGCCGAGGTCCTCATGGTTCCGGGCCGTCACCTGCGGGACGCCGTATTTCGTCCAGCGTATCTCCAGCGGTGCGGCGGCGGCCGCCCCAAGACACGTGGAGACGAGCGCCGCGGTCAGAACCGATATGCCCAGCTTTCGCGTTCCGGCTTTCATCGTTCAGTTCCCGAATTCCGTTGCCACAAAATCGAGGCGGTGCACGTGCCCGCGCGTGCAGAAGGGGAGCGCCGTTCAGTCATGCGCCGCCTTCCGAAAACACGATCAGGCTGCCAAGGCCGACCTCGGGCCCGACGCACACCTTGCCTGCATGCTCGTGGAACGAAATGCCGCCGTCCTTCAGCGACGCCCGCAGCCTGCCCAGCGACGCCACCTCGATCTCGTAGCCGAGATAGTGCGTTCCCTCGGGCTCCGACGCCACGCCGAAGCGCTTCCGCACCGCCTCCGGGCGGACGATCTCGAGCGTGATGTCGCCCGATGGATACAGGCGCGCGCCATCCTCGCCGTCGCGAGCGTCGTGCCCGAACAACCGCGAAAAGACTTCGAATTCCGCGGGGTTCCCGGCAACGGCCATGATCTTCGTGAGCCGAACGGCGCTGTTGGGATGCCGGGTCCAGTCCTCGCGCAGGTAGAGATGCAGGTTGTAATATTTGCAGGCGTTGAAGCGCAAAGCCATCTCGACGGGAAAGATGACATCGAATTCGGGAAAGACCGGGTCTTCTCCCGGGATTTTCCATTCCCGCTTCGCATGGGCGGGCGGCGCGCTGGAGAACCCTTGCGCGAGCATCAGGCGATGGAAGGCCTCGATCTCCTCGGCAACGAGGACCATCGACCGGATTCCGGCGTCGCCCGACAGCACCGTCTGCATGACCGCGGGCAGCCTCGTGCGATCGTAGGGCGACATCAGCTCGATGAAATTGGCCTGACCGGCGCTCTTCGGCCGCATCAGGATCATGCGGTTGGCGATGCCCATCGACTCGATATGGCTGACGGGGGTGAGGCGGAACCCCATCCGTTCGAACAGCGCCGCGGCGGCATCGAGATCGGGAACATAGGTCAGCAGATGGTCTATCCGCGCCGTTCCGGCCTGTGTCATGATCGTGCATCCATCACGGTATCGCAAAGAAGGCTTACGTGCAGCGCCACGGCATCGACGATGTCGGGTGGCGTCTGCTCCGGCCGGAGCAGCAGCGGCAGCTCCGTGCAGGCAAGAACGACGGCATCCGCCCCGCCGCGCCGCAGCGCCGCGATCGCCGAATCCAGAAGCGCGCGCCCGGCATCGTCGACGACGCCCTGCGTCAGGCGCCCGAGGATCAGCGCATCGAGCCGGTCCTGCATTTCGGCATCGGGCCGAACGATCTCGCGCGCGCCCTTGCCGGACATGCGATCGAGCAGGAACGGCGCGGCCAGCGTCCTCGACGTGCCGAGCAGGCCCGCGCGCCGGGCGCCCACGGCCGAAAGATGCGTTGCCGCGGCGTCGAATACGTGGGGCACCGGTATGGAGAGCGCGGCGGCGAGGGCATCGTGGCAGCGGTGCGCGGTGACCGCCGTCAGCGCCGCCGCGGCGCAGCCCGCCGCCTGCAGCCGAAGCCCGGCAGCCACCAGTTCCGCCTCCACCTCATGCCACGCCCCGCGCCCGCCCGCGTCGAGAAGGCCGGCGAATTCGAGCGAGTCGATCATCAGCGGCGTGTTGCGATGCGCGCCGCGGCGCCTTTCCGACAAGACGTTGATCCGCGCGTAATAATCGGCCGTCGACCGCCAGCTCATGCCGCCGATCAGCCCCAGCCGGGGCGCCCGTCCGTCCGGAGAGGGGGAAGCCATTGGATCACGCATGGCGGTTTCTTATCCATTGACAAATTCATTGTCCATATCAAAACATGTTGGCCATGAAGGAACGCGGTGGAGCAGGCGAAGCGATATGAGCAGTATGGAAACCGTGAGACCCGCAGCCCTGACACCGCACGACAAGGACAGCCCGCGCATCTGGATCGCGGTGGTCATCCTCTCGGCCTGTTATGTCTTTTCGCTGATTGACCGCCTGATCATCAATCTGCTGGTCGATCCGATCAAGGCCGACCTCGGGCTCAGCGACCTGCAGATCGCGCTCGTCCAGGGGCCGGCATTCGCCGTTCTCTACGCGACCGCCGGGGCGCCCCTCGGGCGGCTCGCCGACATCATGAGCCGGCGCGGGCTCGCCGCCGCCGCCATCGCCTTCTGGAGCGCCTGCACGGCCGTGACCGGGGCGGCCGCCAACTTCCTGACGCTGGCCGCGGCGCGCGTCGGGGTCGGCGTCGGCGAGGCCGCGCTGACGCCCGCGGCCTACTCGCTCTTCGCGGACGGCGTCCGCCGCGATCGTCTCGGCCGGGCCATCGCGATCTACACGGCGGGCGGCGCGCTCGGGTCGGGGCTGGCGCTGCTGGGCGGCGGCTGGCTCTACAGCGCCTTCGAGGCCGCCGGCACGACGACCGCGCCGTGGCGGCTGACGCTGCTGGCCGTCGGCCTGCCCGGCCTTCTTCTGGCCGCGGCCGTGCTGCTCCTCGTGAAGGAGCCGCCGCGGCGTGACGCGGAGGCGCGCCCGGCGGTGCGCAGCGTCCTTGCGTGGCTGGCGCTGCACCGGCGCTTCTACGGCTGGACCTTCGCGGCCTATGCCGCGCTCAGCACCCTCATCTACGGCTTCATGGCGTGGACGCCGTCCTACCTGATCCGCACCTTCGAAATCGCGCCGGGCGAGGCGGGAATGCGCTTCGGCACGGCGATGCTGATCGGCGGCGTCGCCGGGCCGCTGTTCGCGGGCTGGGCCGTCGACCGCGCGGCTTCGCGCCTTGGCCTGATGGCGCCGCTGCGCGTCATGGCCGCCGCATTCCTCTGCGCGATCGCCGCGATCCTGGCGCTGCCGTGGATCACCGGACCCGGCAGCGCGGTCGTCCTGCTCGGCATCGTCGGCTTCTTCGCGACGGGAATGCTGGGCCTGCCGCCGATCGCGCTGCAGCTTGCGACGCCCGGCCTGATGCGCGGCCTCGTATCGGGCATCAACCTGATGATCGGCAACCTGATCGGGCTCAGCCTCGGCCCCGTCGCCGTCGCGCTCCTGTCCTCCCGGCTGGCGGGCGGGCTGGCCCCGGCGCTGGCCTCGGTCGTCGTCGCGTCCGCGCTGGCGGGAATCCTCGCCCTGCTCTGCGCGAGGGCGCCAAGGCCGTCGACGGAGACGCCCGGGCCGACTAGCGTCGCGCCGGTCACACACGAACCGATGCAGGCATGAGGGCAGACGAATGGCGGGAAAAATCAGCAGGAAAGCCGGTCTCGAGAATCGGCGCGGCGTGCAGTCGATTGATGTCGGGATGCGGATCCTGGAGGTGCTTGCCGCGTCCGACGAGGCCCTGCCGCTGAAGACCATCAGCGACAGCGTCGGCATGGCCTCCAGCAACGTGCACCGCTATCTCGCGAGCTTCATCCGGGCGGGGCTGCTTCGCCAGGACCCCGCCACCAGCCGCTACGACCTCGGCCGGCTGGCGCTGCGAATCGGCCTGTCCGCCCTCTCGCGCATCGACATTCTCGAGTTGGCGAAGCCCGAGCTGAAGCGCCTCGCCCACGACAGCGGCCTGCTCGGCATCGCCAGCGTCTACGGGGACCAGGGGCCGACCGTCGTCCACATCCAGCAGCCCAACCCCTCGGTGATCCTTACCCTTGCGCTGGGCAGCATCCTGCCTCTGCTGCGCTCGCCCTCGGGCCTCGTCTTTCTCGCCTATTTGCCCGAAGAGGCGACGCGCAGCCTCGTGGAGCGCGAGCTCATGTACAGCTCCCGCTACACGATCTCCCCGTCGACACCCAAAAGCTTCGCCGAGGTCCGGCGGGTCGCGAAGGAGGTGCGCAGCGCCGGGTTCGCCATCAACAACGTCGACATATCGCCGGGCCTGCGGTCCGTCGCCTGCCCGATCCTGGACCTGCAGAGGAACATCGTGGCCGTCGTCAGCCTGACCGGCCCCGACTCCACGCTCGGCCCCGAGCACCCGGCGCTGCACGACCTCGTGGCCGTGTGCCGCCGCCTGTCGGAGGAGGCGGGCTATCGCGCCGCATCGGAAATAGCGATCACCTAATATAGAAATTATCGTATAGACAACTTGTGTCCGAATAGGTATATTGTTTGACAGTAGGGTCCGACCGCATCGTTGGGCGCAGGGAGGCGCGCCAACCTGCAGAATCCCTGTGCAGATCGGCACCCCGAAAAGAAACGAGTCCCGGACAGGAACGCTTTTCAGGCCGAAGCCTGATGCCCGCATTCCCTGATCGCTGAAGACGCAGGTCCTGCGGCGGTCTGCTCGAACACCGGCCTTGTTTCCACGAAATACAACGTAGACGTTGCAAATCGAGGTTCAGCGCATTCTGCCAGTGCTTGATCGAAAAGGGGGAAAACAATGAAATCGCAAGTCCGCGTATTGACGTATGCCACAGTTTCGCTGGCGGCCATGATCGCCGGGTCCGCTCCCGCGTGGTCGCAGGAGGCGGCCATCGAGGAAGAATTGATCGTCGTCACCGGCACCAACATCCGCGGCGCCAACGTGATTGGCAGCGCAGTGCAGTCGCTCAGCGCCGACGACATCGCCAAGACCGGCAAGGCCACCATCGCCGAGCTGATGCGCGAGCTCCCGGTGAACTTCGCGGGCGGCGTCGGCAACTCGGACAATAATCGCGGTCAGGATACCAGCTCGCAGGGCTCCAACCTCGGCGGCGGCTCGGGCGTCAACCTGCGCGGCCTCGGCGCGCTGTCAACGCTCGTCCTGGTGAACGGCCGCCGCGTTGCGGTCTCCGGCCAGTTCGGCGACTTCGTCGACATCTCGAACATTCCCGTCGCCGCGATCGAGCGCATCGAGATCCTTCAGGACGGCGCTTCGGCCGTCTACGGCTCGGACGCCGTCGGCGGCGTCGTCAACATCATCCTGAAGCGCAAGGTGGACGGCCTTCACGCGCTCGCGCGCATCGGCACGACGACCGAGGGCGGCGGCGCGGAATATCAGGGCAGCCTCGTCTAGGGCACGGCGTGGGACAGCGGCAACTTCGTCCTCGGCTACGAATACAACAAGCGCGAGAACGTCCGCGCCTCGCAGCGCGGCATGACCGGCGACTTCTCGGATCGCGGCGGCGTCAACTGGCCGCTTTACACGAACCGGGCCGGAACCGCGGCGAACATCTTCTCGGGCAACGCCGCGTTCAACGGGAACGTCGCCTATACCGTTCCGCAAGGCAGCAACGCAGGGCTTTCCGTATCCGATCTCATTCCTGCGACCGGCGGTTTCGGCAACACCTTCAATCCGTGGGCGGGCGTCGACATCCTTCCCGAGATGGAGCGGCACAGCCTGTTCCTGTCGTTCGATCAGGAGGTCAGCGACAAGGTCTCGCTCTACGGCGGCGCCCGCTACACGCGGCGCGACGGCTTCTACGGCATGGGCACGGGCTATTCCG
Coding sequences:
- a CDS encoding penicillin acylase family protein, coding for MKAGTRKLGISVLTAALVSTCLGAAAAAPLEIRWTKYGVPQVTARNHEDLGFGYGYAMAQDRICGLADHVLSLRGERSRWYGAEGRTMAGFLTTSNLSSDLFFRVQLSDDLVKAAIGELKPETRDLTRGFVAGINRYVETLPASQRKALCAGKPVPTFVEADIVRVMMSIGNTGKARYLVPAAELSGSVWKNTDAASRTVPRDADPVALAEYAKLRKGMGSNAWVYGGDVVAGGGAMLMGNPHSGWDDHWLSMHQVRLTIPGKIDAAGVAFLGLPFPLVGFNKDVAWSILQAATITWHVQQIMDVDESGPQPTYVMDGVRKPLQIRPLTIAAREADGRVSGRTFHMAYSALGPIYKLPALPGRPEGWYAVTDVGDGNARGLDQFLAIARASSVAEFKAAVESNRGLGAHLVAGDRNGDVAYVEAGPALDLTDRQIESCLHGGGKLPDAFSTMFHPIVLDGSRSECAVRRPDGLPRIAPTSSYPSAITRGIIHNTNNSYKFSVYGREIADHGILFGNPEVPEYNPRAVMSARRMQEIGKDGMVTPDEAMQVVFDNRNFAAEEWLGDILALCGDAASEDARAGCAVLKAWDRKNDADSRGALLFHQLWNGKLGRMKGLLPTANRVDPFPRRGLSIGPEMRAPILDAIAASVGELRALGYAPDQPWGSAFFAATPGGNIPLHGGSIQQGLLNVEEVLPLTASGFPGVQFGTAYLQLVRWEQGKVVADVLLAHGQNPAAESEARTEQLRMFSEKTLYRYPFHKRELDRERFTKVVRLKR
- a CDS encoding VOC family protein; this encodes MTQAGTARIDHLLTYVPDLDAAAALFERMGFRLTPVSHIESMGIANRMILMRPKSAGQANFIELMSPYDRTRLPAVMQTVLSGDAGIRSMVLVAEEIEAFHRLMLAQGFSSAPPAHAKREWKIPGEDPVFPEFDVIFPVEMALRFNACKYYNLHLYLREDWTRHPNSAVRLTKIMAVAGNPAEFEVFSRLFGHDARDGEDGARLYPSGDITLEIVRPEAVRKRFGVASEPEGTHYLGYEIEVASLGRLRASLKDGGISFHEHAGKVCVGPEVGLGSLIVFSEGGA
- a CDS encoding aspartate/glutamate racemase family protein — protein: MRDPMASPSPDGRAPRLGLIGGMSWRSTADYYARINVLSERRRGAHRNTPLMIDSLEFAGLLDAGGRGAWHEVEAELVAAGLRLQAAGCAAAALTAVTAHRCHDALAAALSIPVPHVFDAAATHLSAVGARRAGLLGTSRTLAAPFLLDRMSGKGAREIVRPDAEMQDRLDALILGRLTQGVVDDAGRALLDSAIAALRRGGADAVVLACTELPLLLRPEQTPPDIVDAVALHVSLLCDTVMDARS
- a CDS encoding MFS transporter, with amino-acid sequence MSSMETVRPAALTPHDKDSPRIWIAVVILSACYVFSLIDRLIINLLVDPIKADLGLSDLQIALVQGPAFAVLYATAGAPLGRLADIMSRRGLAAAAIAFWSACTAVTGAAANFLTLAAARVGVGVGEAALTPAAYSLFADGVRRDRLGRAIAIYTAGGALGSGLALLGGGWLYSAFEAAGTTTAPWRLTLLAVGLPGLLLAAAVLLLVKEPPRRDAEARPAVRSVLAWLALHRRFYGWTFAAYAALSTLIYGFMAWTPSYLIRTFEIAPGEAGMRFGTAMLIGGVAGPLFAGWAVDRAASRLGLMAPLRVMAAAFLCAIAAILALPWITGPGSAVVLLGIVGFFATGMLGLPPIALQLATPGLMRGLVSGINLMIGNLIGLSLGPVAVALLSSRLAGGLAPALASVVVASALAGILALLCARAPRPSTETPGPTSVAPVTHEPMQA
- a CDS encoding IclR family transcriptional regulator yields the protein MAGKISRKAGLENRRGVQSIDVGMRILEVLAASDEALPLKTISDSVGMASSNVHRYLASFIRAGLLRQDPATSRYDLGRLALRIGLSALSRIDILELAKPELKRLAHDSGLLGIASVYGDQGPTVVHIQQPNPSVILTLALGSILPLLRSPSGLVFLAYLPEEATRSLVERELMYSSRYTISPSTPKSFAEVRRVAKEVRSAGFAINNVDISPGLRSVACPILDLQRNIVAVVSLTGPDSTLGPEHPALHDLVAVCRRLSEEAGYRAASEIAIT
- a CDS encoding TonB-dependent receptor plug domain-containing protein, whose amino-acid sequence is MKSQVRVLTYATVSLAAMIAGSAPAWSQEAAIEEELIVVTGTNIRGANVIGSAVQSLSADDIAKTGKATIAELMRELPVNFAGGVGNSDNNRGQDTSSQGSNLGGGSGVNLRGLGALSTLVLVNGRRVAVSGQFGDFVDISNIPVAAIERIEILQDGASAVYGSDAVGGVVNIILKRKVDGLHALARIGTTTEGGGAEYQGSLV